A region of Plantactinospora sp. BC1 DNA encodes the following proteins:
- the rpsQ gene encoding 30S ribosomal protein S17: MSDETTTTAQARAQRKVREGLVVSDKMEKTVVVEVEDRVKHALYGKVMRRTSKLKAHDEQNACGVGDRVLLMETRPLSATKRWRVVEILEKAK; the protein is encoded by the coding sequence ATGAGTGACGAGACCACCACCACCGCGCAGGCGCGGGCTCAGCGCAAGGTCCGGGAGGGCCTCGTGGTGAGCGACAAGATGGAAAAGACCGTGGTCGTCGAGGTCGAGGACCGGGTCAAGCACGCGCTGTACGGCAAGGTCATGCGCCGCACCAGCAAGCTGAAGGCGCACGACGAGCAGAACGCGTGCGGCGTGGGCGACCGGGTGTTGCTCATGGAGACCCGTCCGCTCTCCGCCACCAAGCGGTGGCGGGTTGTGGAGATCCTCGAGA
- the rpmC gene encoding 50S ribosomal protein L29 — translation MAAGVKASELRELSEEELVSRLREAKAELFNLRVQSATGQLDNNRRLQVIRREIARIYTIMRERELGLSAAPTEVTAS, via the coding sequence ATGGCCGCGGGCGTGAAGGCCAGCGAGCTGCGTGAGCTCTCCGAGGAGGAGCTGGTCAGCCGGCTCCGGGAGGCCAAGGCGGAGCTGTTCAACCTCCGCGTCCAGTCGGCGACCGGTCAGCTGGACAACAACCGCCGGCTCCAGGTCATCCGCCGGGAGATCGCCCGGATCTACACGATCATGCGTGAGCGTGAGCTTGGGCTTTCGGCCGCGCCGACTGAGGTGACTGCATCATGA
- the rplP gene encoding 50S ribosomal protein L16, translated as MLMPRKPPKGFRKPHHPDRHGASKGGNRVVFGEFGIQALEPAYVTNRQIESARIAMTRHIKRGGKVWITVFPDQALTKKPAETRMGSGKGSPEWWVANVKPGRVLFEMSFPNEQIAREAMRRAIHKLPMKCRIVTREVGES; from the coding sequence ATGCTGATGCCGCGCAAGCCCCCGAAGGGCTTCCGCAAGCCGCACCACCCCGACCGCCACGGCGCGTCGAAGGGCGGCAACCGGGTGGTGTTCGGCGAGTTCGGAATCCAGGCGCTCGAGCCCGCGTACGTGACCAACCGGCAGATCGAGTCGGCACGTATCGCGATGACCCGGCACATCAAGCGTGGTGGCAAGGTCTGGATCACCGTTTTCCCGGACCAGGCCCTGACCAAGAAGCCGGCCGAAACGCGGATGGGTTCCGGTAAGGGCTCGCCCGAGTGGTGGGTGGCGAACGTGAAGCCGGGGCGGGTGCTCTTCGAGATGTCCTTCCCCAACGAGCAGATCGCGCGAGAGGCGATGCGTCGCGCGATCCACAAGCTCCCGATGAAGTGCCGCATTGTGACGCGCGAAGTGGGTGAAAGCTGA